From one Lycium ferocissimum isolate CSIRO_LF1 chromosome 7, AGI_CSIRO_Lferr_CH_V1, whole genome shotgun sequence genomic stretch:
- the LOC132064035 gene encoding uncharacterized protein LOC132064035, translating into MNPSKIEADDLFHHHLDPHHQILDQSQPSILRDDEDEPFFSDIGFFRDDDEDAASHSSSDHLIQSLPQLDHQNDTVSLNPNPNLILGNDKNKGEKRNRGYISPESHISSQFYTFNKESHALMIRVLLENRVATPDEIRSVTSAPVLQSWRVVWKDRNEDTAYLTAWKRIQDKLVANIDPLNGNELLCFKNNNSQFVSHFDQWHDIVTTFHCDADLKHLGLKETVERIKQVWTVGAKFYGIPESYIRVCVENCPVCSESAPRTKRRRFEYTESFDVPAKDVPLRLQQLATKYKVVLCIRQKYIRYKPFMAEVKDYACHRAGEPVSSKKSKILKREPYASKRCGCGFRIRAIVPISNYNEKDKTFVYQEEGTAVFKLYAVHSGHEPGPLDGNARIMHRVVGHKGGFLMDQETVYGMGDEAENGDFGFLGKDGGDLQHSILQQIQEARNEIGLLEGQIGKVPQELLCSVSRELFDFVNKLRNVREYGSKSAGLLSDKPISDDLLVGENDLADWGAHHHRIFEDGKDAELIDEDEDSFGRTLGEVASWDQIRSDCRNEKDLLGESCKSEKPLECNEFDQKRILDCGNSKLTKPLRHDDSIDTDVGFVVENFYPENPKWFDSPCELDSHTDCVDSRFKPGEIV; encoded by the coding sequence ATGAATCCTAGTAAAATTGAAGCAGATGATCTATTCCATCATCACTTAGACCCCCATCATCAAATCTTGGATCAATCTCAACCGTCAATTCTTCGTGACGATGAAGATGAACCGTTCTTTTCAGATATCGGGTTTTTCCGCGATGACGATGAAGATGCTGCTAGCCATAGCTCCTCCGATCACCTAATTCAATCGTTACCCCAATTAGACCATCAAAACGACACCGTTTCTCTAAACCCTAACCCTAATTTGATTTTGGGAAACGATAAAAACAAGGGGGAGAAACGCAATCGGGGGTATATAAGCCCGGAATCGCACATTTCATCTCAATTCTACACATTCAATAAGGAATCACATGCCCTGATGATACGTGTCCTCCTCGAAAACCGTGTCGCCACGCCTGATGAAATCCGATCCGTCACATCAGCACCGGTGCTGCAGAGCTGGCGCGTCGTGTGGAAGGATCGAAACGAGGATACAGCGTACCTGACAGCCTGGAAAAGGATCCAGGACAAGCTCGTGGCGAATATCGACCCGTTGAATGGTAATGAATTACTCTGTTTCAAGAATAATAACAGTCAGTTTGTTTCCCATTTTGATCAATGGCATGATATAGTTACAACTTTTCATTGTGATGCGGATTTAAAACATTTGGGGTTGAAAGAAACTGTAGAGAGAATTAAACAGGTTTGGACTGTAGGTGCTAAGTTTTATGGAATACCTGAGAGTTATATTAGGGTCTGTGTTGAAAATTGCCCCGTGTGCTCTGAGTCTGCGCCACGTACTAAAAGGCGTAGGTTTGAGTATACGGAGTCGTTTGATGTACCCGCCAAGGATGTGCCGCTCAGATTACAGCAATTAGCGACGAAGTATAAAGTGGTGTTGTGTATTAGACAGAAATATATAAGGTATAAGCCATTTATGGCTGAGGTTAAAGATTACGCGTGTCATCGAGCGGGAGAGCCTGTGTCCTCGAAGAAATCGAAGATATTAAAGAGGGAGCCTTACGCGTCAAAAAGGTGTGGGTGTGGGTTTCGTATAAGGGCGATAGTTCCTATATCAAATTATAATGAGAAGGATAAGACATTTGTCTATCAGGAGGAAGGGACAGCAGTATTTAAGTTATACGCGGTGCACTCGGGGCATGAACCTGGCCCTTTGGATGGGAATGCAAGAATAATGCATCGAGTTGTTGGGCATAAAGGAGGGTTTTTGATGGATCAGGAAACAGTGTATGGGATGGGCGATGAAGCAGAAAATGGAGATTTTGGGTTCCTTGGGAAGGACGGTGGAGATCTGCAACATTCGATTTTGCAGCAAATTCAGGAAGCGAGGAATGAGATTGGCCTACTTGAGGGCCAGATCGGGAAAGTTCCTCAGGAGTTATTGTGCTCGGTGTCTCGTGAATTGTTTGATTTTGTGAATAAGCTTAGGAATGTGAGAGAATATGGATCAAAGTCAGCTGGATTGCTCTCAGATAAGCCGATCTCGGATGATCTACTGGTAGGGGAAAATGATTTGGCAGATTGGGGTGCGCATCATCATCGCATTTTTGAGGACGGCAAGGATGCAGAGCTcattgatgaagatgaagacaGCTTTGGGAGAACACTTGGGGAGGTTGCATCTTGGGATCAGATAAGGTCAGATTGTAGGAATGAGAAGGATCTGCTGGGTGAGTCTTGTAAATCAGAGAAACCATTGGAATGCAATGAATTTGATCAGAAGCGCATTCTTGACTGTGGGAATTCTAAACTGACCAAGCCCTTAAGGCATGATGACAGTATAGATACAGATGTAGGTTTCGTTGTAGAGAACTTCTACCCAGAGAACCCTAAATGGTTTGATTCTCCCTGTGAACTGGACTCGCACACAGATTGTGTTGACAGCCGATTCAAGCCTGGGGAGATTGTTTAG